The following are from one region of the Mesorhizobium sp. B2-8-5 genome:
- a CDS encoding MarR family winged helix-turn-helix transcriptional regulator, translated as MENERSRSRETIGQIITNVARLWRRTANERLDRCGLSHAMAMPLLALWQLGGEARQGAVAEQAGLEGPSLVRLIDLLVAEGLVARREDPSDRRAKIVSLTKEGEARMKTINAVLAELRHELVSLIGDEELETASVVLRQIQAELANKLGEG; from the coding sequence ATGGAAAATGAACGGTCCAGAAGCCGCGAAACGATCGGCCAGATCATAACCAACGTGGCGCGCCTCTGGCGCCGCACCGCCAACGAGCGGCTGGATCGCTGCGGCCTGTCCCACGCCATGGCCATGCCCCTTCTGGCGCTGTGGCAATTGGGCGGCGAAGCTCGCCAGGGCGCGGTTGCCGAACAGGCCGGCCTCGAAGGTCCTTCGCTGGTCCGTCTTATCGACCTTCTGGTGGCGGAAGGCCTTGTCGCGAGACGGGAGGATCCAAGCGACCGCCGGGCCAAGATCGTGTCGCTGACCAAGGAAGGCGAGGCGCGGATGAAAACCATCAACGCGGTGCTTGCCGAGCTCAGGCACGAGCTGGTCTCGCTGATCGGCGACGAAGAGCTCGAGACCGCCTCCGTTGTTTTGCGCCAGATCCAGGCGGAGCTCGCCAACAAGCTCGGCGAGGGCTGA
- a CDS encoding FUSC family protein — MTLPSWQDWLFSIKAFLASMLALYIALSFDLPRPYWAMAAVYVVANPLAGATSSKGLYRALGTLIGAAGAVLLLPTFVNSPLLMSIAVALWTGVLLYISMLDRTPRSYVFMLAGYSLPLIALPAVDAPQTIFDIASARSQEIILGIVCASLVAQLVFPIGLSSLMSSRISTWLGDAAQWAGEILRGEGAARPAPPVRQKLASDISGFDILISQLGYDHQTHGLTRQARQLRGRLMLLLPLLSSLDDRLHELRSQDRVLRDDLIALLDDVGCWLQAVADPDRAVALRSRIADLRPPAYAVDWKSLILDSALARLREIVDAWHDCLVLKKQIATGESSGEKLAFRRRRTFSRTRHHDYGMLFFYAASVIVAVLIAFALWIYSGWAEGSGFVLMVAVACSFFAATDRPAPLLLSMFIWCTASLVVTAAYQFAILPSIQSFPLLVLVLAPPFLVLGTIIPRPQLNMLAMLLTVNTASFIALSDRFSADFTSFAGGGLAALAGVGFALVWTLVVRPFGGEIAARRLVHAGWSDLAQLAAGERAEDQRRLAGRMLDRLGQLVPRLASMENKELSTIDGYAEIRLGLNIVELQRLRNRLTSDERTAVGEVLSAIAVLFKERLRLGEPVAASPGLRERIDAALALVAGRQAAPARRSVDALVGLRRALFRNAAPPVHSTVPEPMLLVAE; from the coding sequence ATGACGCTTCCCTCCTGGCAGGACTGGCTGTTTTCGATCAAGGCGTTCCTCGCCTCGATGCTGGCGCTCTATATAGCGCTTTCGTTCGATCTGCCGCGGCCATACTGGGCCATGGCCGCCGTCTATGTGGTGGCCAATCCGCTTGCCGGCGCGACCTCGTCCAAAGGGCTCTACCGCGCGCTCGGCACGCTGATCGGCGCGGCCGGGGCCGTCCTGCTGTTGCCGACCTTCGTCAATTCGCCGCTCTTGATGAGCATCGCCGTGGCGCTGTGGACAGGGGTTCTGCTCTACATCTCGATGCTCGACCGCACGCCGCGCAGCTATGTCTTCATGCTCGCCGGCTATTCGCTGCCGCTGATCGCGCTGCCGGCCGTCGATGCGCCGCAGACGATCTTCGACATCGCCTCGGCGCGCAGCCAGGAGATCATCCTCGGCATCGTCTGCGCCAGCTTGGTGGCGCAGCTGGTGTTCCCGATCGGGCTATCTTCCCTGATGTCGTCGCGTATCTCCACTTGGCTGGGCGACGCCGCCCAGTGGGCCGGTGAAATCCTGCGCGGCGAGGGCGCTGCGCGGCCGGCGCCTCCGGTCCGGCAGAAGCTGGCATCCGACATTTCCGGCTTCGACATCCTCATCAGCCAACTCGGATACGATCACCAGACGCACGGGCTTACGCGGCAGGCGCGGCAATTGCGCGGGCGTCTCATGCTGCTGCTTCCCCTGCTTTCCTCGCTCGATGACCGGCTTCATGAACTGAGATCGCAGGACCGGGTGCTGCGCGACGATCTCATCGCCCTGCTCGACGATGTCGGGTGCTGGCTGCAGGCCGTGGCCGATCCTGACCGCGCCGTCGCGCTGCGTTCGCGCATCGCCGATCTGCGTCCGCCTGCCTATGCCGTTGACTGGAAGAGCCTGATCCTAGACAGCGCGCTCGCCCGGCTGCGCGAGATCGTCGATGCCTGGCACGATTGCCTCGTCCTGAAGAAGCAGATCGCGACCGGCGAATCCAGCGGTGAAAAGCTTGCTTTCCGCCGGCGCCGGACCTTCTCGCGCACCCGCCATCACGATTATGGAATGCTGTTCTTCTATGCCGCTTCGGTGATCGTCGCCGTCCTGATTGCCTTCGCCCTGTGGATCTACTCGGGCTGGGCCGAAGGCTCCGGATTCGTGCTGATGGTGGCGGTCGCCTGCTCGTTCTTCGCGGCGACCGACCGGCCCGCGCCGCTTCTCCTGTCGATGTTCATCTGGTGCACGGCGAGCCTTGTGGTCACCGCGGCCTATCAGTTCGCCATCCTGCCCTCGATCCAGAGCTTTCCGTTGCTGGTTCTCGTGCTGGCGCCGCCGTTCCTTGTGCTCGGCACTATCATTCCAAGGCCTCAGCTCAACATGCTGGCGATGCTGCTCACCGTGAACACGGCGTCGTTCATCGCGCTCAGCGACAGGTTTTCCGCCGATTTCACCTCCTTCGCGGGCGGTGGGCTCGCCGCGCTCGCCGGCGTCGGTTTCGCGCTTGTGTGGACGCTGGTGGTCCGGCCTTTCGGTGGCGAGATCGCCGCCCGGCGACTGGTGCATGCCGGCTGGTCCGACCTTGCCCAGCTTGCCGCGGGCGAGCGCGCCGAGGACCAGCGCAGGCTCGCGGGGCGCATGCTCGATCGCCTCGGGCAACTCGTTCCCCGGCTCGCATCCATGGAAAACAAGGAGCTGTCGACGATCGACGGCTATGCGGAAATCAGGCTGGGGCTGAACATCGTGGAGTTGCAGCGGCTGCGCAACCGGCTCACCTCGGACGAAAGGACAGCGGTCGGCGAGGTTCTGTCCGCCATTGCCGTGCTGTTCAAGGAGCGGCTCCGGCTCGGCGAGCCTGTTGCGGCGTCACCGGGGCTGCGCGAACGCATCGACGCCGCGCTCGCCCTCGTCGCGGGCCGTCAGGCCGCGCCGGCGCGGCGATCCGTCGACGCGCTGGTCGGGCTGCGGCGCGCGCTGTTCCGAAACGCCGCGCCACCCGTTCATTCGACAGTGCCGGAGCCGATGCTCCTGGTAGCGGAGTAG
- a CDS encoding DUF1656 domain-containing protein, producing the protein MQNDISIGGVYLPGLLVAMLAAFVVARIVWQVLSWTGLYSFVWHRALFNLALYILILGAMSSLSNRLFS; encoded by the coding sequence ATGCAGAACGATATCAGCATTGGCGGTGTCTATCTGCCGGGGCTTCTGGTCGCGATGCTGGCGGCCTTCGTGGTGGCCCGGATCGTCTGGCAGGTGCTGTCGTGGACCGGCCTCTATTCGTTTGTCTGGCACCGGGCGCTTTTCAACCTCGCGCTGTACATCCTCATCCTCGGGGCAATGTCCTCGCTCTCAAATCGGCTGTTCTCATGA
- the rpmA gene encoding 50S ribosomal protein L27, whose amino-acid sequence MAHKKAGGSSRNGRDSHSKRLGVKKFGGEAVVAGNIIIRQRGTTWHPGTNVGMGTDHTLFALDAGAVTFNKKANGRTYVSVNPITKAAE is encoded by the coding sequence ATGGCACACAAGAAAGCTGGCGGTTCGTCGCGCAATGGTCGCGATTCGCACTCCAAGCGTCTGGGCGTGAAGAAGTTCGGCGGCGAAGCCGTCGTCGCCGGCAACATCATCATCCGCCAACGCGGCACGACCTGGCATCCGGGCACCAATGTTGGCATGGGCACGGACCACACCCTTTTTGCGCTCGACGCCGGCGCAGTCACCTTCAACAAAAAAGCCAACGGCCGAACCTACGTATCGGTGAACCCGATTACCAAAGCAGCGGAGTAG
- a CDS encoding GNAT family N-acetyltransferase, with protein sequence MVAEAEDTEDESYAIDCPVLATERLVMRAPRESDLEQLVTLADNRHVAEMLARMPHPYGEAEGRTFLAMAASRRAGIVYALTLAGTGTFVGCAGLNTTDRGLELGYWIGEPYWKRGYATEAAHALVDLAFQNTSIQVLHASTRVINPASRRVIHKCGFQYAGQGMLNSIVAGQVPVERYRLDRKTWTSLRNWVHF encoded by the coding sequence ATGGTTGCCGAAGCGGAAGATACCGAAGACGAAAGTTACGCGATCGATTGCCCGGTGCTGGCCACCGAGCGGCTGGTCATGCGCGCCCCGCGCGAGAGCGATCTCGAGCAACTCGTCACGCTTGCCGACAACCGGCATGTCGCCGAAATGCTGGCCCGCATGCCGCATCCCTACGGCGAAGCCGAGGGCCGCACCTTCCTTGCCATGGCGGCGTCGCGTCGCGCCGGCATCGTCTATGCGCTCACCCTTGCCGGCACCGGCACCTTCGTCGGCTGCGCGGGCTTGAACACCACCGATCGCGGACTGGAGCTCGGCTACTGGATCGGCGAACCCTACTGGAAGCGCGGTTATGCGACGGAGGCCGCGCATGCGCTGGTCGACCTCGCGTTCCAGAACACTTCGATTCAGGTGCTGCATGCCTCGACCCGGGTGATCAATCCGGCCTCGCGCCGGGTCATCCACAAATGCGGCTTCCAGTATGCCGGCCAGGGCATGCTGAACTCGATCGTCGCCGGCCAGGTGCCGGTCGAGCGCTACCGGCTCGACAGGAAGACCTGGACCAGTCTCCGCAACTGGGTCCACTTCTAG
- a CDS encoding DUF1186 domain-containing protein — MKKEDLEKLLSDDSSDFELYPIDRYLHAVATEREVPNLAIAVCTIRIEESAPALRAVLERAANGQPLSDDEEMLLFRGVYILGGARDTQACQPLLRLLRRPGKEADRLLGDAITETLSRIIVGVFDGDAEALFGIIADRSADEFIRDAAFGAVTFLTWEGRIERDRTRDFVERFYRERLADDWDYTWIGWLQAIAMLDLRDLVPLVYSAWDEGRIPEDALERSDFESDLREAEQQPGDIGRFDRASLSYIEDVLVALDWTRGLDDDDDFDFGDDDFEFGDDDFDLDEDEDGQASWLDRAFSSVTPATNPWRDIGRNDPCPCGSGKKFKKCCLAS, encoded by the coding sequence ATGAAAAAAGAAGATTTGGAAAAGCTGCTTTCCGACGACAGCAGCGACTTCGAGCTGTATCCGATAGACCGCTATCTCCATGCCGTGGCGACCGAACGCGAGGTGCCGAATCTCGCAATCGCGGTCTGCACGATCAGGATAGAAGAATCAGCGCCTGCGCTGCGCGCCGTCCTTGAACGCGCCGCCAACGGACAGCCTTTGTCGGACGATGAAGAGATGCTGCTCTTCAGGGGCGTGTATATCCTCGGCGGCGCCCGTGACACCCAGGCATGCCAACCTTTGCTGCGTCTGCTGCGCCGCCCTGGGAAGGAAGCCGACCGGCTGCTTGGCGACGCCATAACCGAAACCTTGTCGCGCATCATCGTAGGCGTATTCGATGGCGACGCCGAAGCGCTGTTCGGCATCATTGCCGACCGCTCCGCCGACGAATTCATTCGCGACGCGGCGTTTGGCGCGGTGACCTTTTTGACCTGGGAAGGTCGCATCGAGCGCGACCGGACAAGGGATTTCGTGGAACGGTTCTACAGGGAGAGGCTTGCCGACGACTGGGATTACACGTGGATCGGCTGGCTGCAAGCCATCGCGATGCTTGACCTGCGAGACCTCGTTCCGCTTGTCTACAGCGCTTGGGACGAGGGCCGTATCCCGGAAGATGCGCTTGAACGCAGTGATTTCGAAAGCGACCTGCGGGAAGCCGAGCAGCAGCCCGGCGACATCGGCCGGTTCGATCGCGCCAGTCTGAGTTACATCGAGGATGTCCTTGTGGCGCTGGATTGGACCCGCGGCCTTGACGATGACGACGACTTCGATTTTGGCGACGACGACTTCGAGTTCGGCGACGACGATTTCGATCTTGACGAGGACGAGGATGGGCAAGCCTCATGGCTGGACCGGGCCTTCTCCAGCGTCACACCAGCCACCAACCCTTGGCGCGACATCGGGCGCAACGATCCGTGCCCTTGCGGAAGCGGCAAGAAATTCAAGAAATGCTGCCTCGCCAGCTGA
- a CDS encoding 50S ribosomal protein L21, translating to MFAVIKTGGKQYRVAANDLLKIEKLEAKVGDIVEIGNVLAHGEGENVTFGAPFVDGALVTAEVVEQGKNRTVIAFKKRRRQNSRRKIGHRQLLTTVRIAEILLGGAKPSKKAAAKPEAKAEAKAPEAKAEVAAEAKAEAAPKEPKAKKEPKAEAAPKEEAKAETVAAPLFKAPKGEPDDLTVIKGIGPVAAKDLAEQGIVTFAQLAKLSDKDVAKIDEHMPFSADQIKDWREQAKELAKK from the coding sequence ATGTTCGCAGTCATCAAAACGGGCGGCAAGCAGTATCGCGTCGCCGCCAACGATCTCCTGAAGATCGAGAAACTCGAAGCCAAGGTCGGCGATATCGTCGAGATCGGCAACGTGCTCGCGCATGGCGAGGGCGAGAATGTCACCTTCGGCGCGCCGTTCGTCGATGGTGCTCTGGTCACGGCGGAAGTCGTCGAGCAGGGCAAGAACCGCACCGTCATCGCTTTCAAGAAGCGCCGCCGCCAGAATTCGCGCCGCAAGATCGGCCACCGCCAGCTTCTGACCACCGTCAGGATCGCCGAGATCCTGCTGGGTGGCGCCAAGCCGTCGAAGAAGGCCGCCGCCAAGCCGGAGGCCAAGGCCGAGGCAAAGGCTCCCGAAGCCAAGGCGGAAGTCGCCGCCGAGGCGAAGGCCGAAGCCGCGCCGAAGGAGCCGAAAGCCAAGAAGGAACCCAAGGCAGAGGCCGCTCCGAAGGAAGAGGCTAAGGCCGAGACCGTCGCCGCGCCGCTGTTCAAGGCGCCGAAGGGCGAGCCGGACGACCTGACCGTGATCAAGGGCATCGGCCCGGTCGCGGCGAAGGACCTCGCCGAGCAGGGCATCGTCACCTTCGCGCAGCTCGCCAAGCTCTCCGACAAGGATGTCGCCAAGATCGACGAGCACATGCCGTTCAGCGCCGACCAGATCAAGGACTGGCGCGAGCAGGCCAAGGAACTGGCGAAGAAGTAA
- a CDS encoding endonuclease/exonuclease/phosphatase family protein, with amino-acid sequence MKVVTYNIQFGIGLDGKYDLGRIADAVRGADVIALQEVTRNNPRNGDRDMVAEIGEALPDYFAAYGSNFEVNIGSRLENGRAVSTSFQLGNMVLSKTPIHLSRNLLLPRSRSLETMNFQRGALEALIETPLGFIRFYSTHLDHRSPVERQGQIRFLRQRLLNYALEGGGLSGIPEIGLPDLPYPEAFIVMGDFNMLPGSPEYIELAGRPDHEFGMPLTADLAVDVAQRLAVADLVTWVDPDRPGDKSRHKCIDYVFTSASLAKSLQRLWSDRDAVGSDHLPLWAELG; translated from the coding sequence ATGAAGGTCGTCACCTACAACATCCAGTTCGGCATCGGCCTCGACGGCAAATACGATCTTGGCCGCATCGCCGATGCGGTACGCGGTGCCGACGTGATCGCGCTGCAGGAGGTGACCCGCAACAATCCGCGCAACGGCGATCGCGACATGGTGGCCGAGATCGGCGAGGCGCTGCCCGATTATTTTGCCGCCTATGGCAGCAATTTCGAGGTCAATATCGGCTCGCGCCTGGAGAACGGCCGCGCCGTCTCGACCAGTTTCCAGCTCGGCAACATGGTGCTGTCGAAGACGCCTATCCATCTGTCGCGCAATCTCCTTTTGCCGCGCAGCCGCAGCCTCGAGACAATGAACTTCCAGCGCGGCGCGCTCGAGGCGCTGATCGAGACGCCGCTCGGCTTCATCCGCTTCTATTCCACCCATCTCGACCACCGCAGCCCGGTCGAGCGCCAGGGCCAGATCCGTTTCCTGCGCCAGCGCCTCTTGAACTATGCGCTGGAAGGCGGCGGCCTGTCGGGCATTCCCGAGATCGGCCTGCCGGACCTGCCCTATCCGGAAGCCTTCATCGTCATGGGCGACTTCAACATGCTGCCGGGCTCGCCGGAATATATCGAACTCGCCGGCCGGCCGGACCATGAGTTCGGCATGCCGTTGACCGCCGATCTCGCCGTCGACGTCGCTCAGCGTCTGGCCGTCGCCGACCTTGTCACCTGGGTCGACCCCGACCGCCCCGGCGACAAAAGCCGCCACAAATGCATCGATTACGTCTTCACCAGCGCCTCGTTGGCCAAGTCGCTGCAGCGCCTGTGGTCCGACCGGGACGCCGTCGGCTCCGATCATTTGCCGCTCTGGGCCGAACTGGGCTGA
- a CDS encoding MFS transporter, translated as MSVAFDAVPAASPANPRSRVILASLIGTTIEFYDFYVYATAAVLVFPHLFFPSGNDTTALLASFAVFGAAMIARPLGAIFFGHLGDRRGRKITLVGALLTMGLATFLIGLLPTYASTGWLAPALLVVLRLAQGFALGGEWSGAALVATENAPKGKRAVYGTFPQLGAPIGFIIANGLFLIIAAMLPSDDPSRPSMAFLSWGWRIPFLFSLIMVAIGLWVRLNLVESAAFDNTVRAGKVRKMPLASVVNTHWKELVLGTFYMLATYVLFYLMTTFSLSYGRAAPSAAVPGLGYGYTTFVLMMIIGVVFFGVFTMVSGPWADRWGRRRTLIWITIAIAIFGLSWVPMLHAGTVGVMAWLIIGFSLMGMTFGPMGALLPELFPANVRYTGSGISYNVSSILGAAVAPFIAVALWSTGGGPLWVGVYLSAMAVLTLVALLIGRETKDVDINR; from the coding sequence ATGTCCGTTGCCTTCGACGCAGTGCCAGCAGCTTCCCCCGCCAATCCCCGCTCCAGGGTGATCCTGGCGAGCCTCATAGGCACCACGATCGAGTTCTACGATTTCTATGTCTATGCCACGGCGGCGGTGCTCGTGTTCCCGCATCTGTTCTTCCCCTCCGGCAACGACACGACGGCGCTGCTCGCCTCATTCGCGGTGTTCGGCGCGGCCATGATCGCGCGGCCGCTGGGCGCGATCTTCTTCGGCCATCTCGGCGACCGGCGCGGCCGCAAGATCACGCTGGTCGGCGCGCTGCTCACCATGGGCCTGGCGACATTCCTGATCGGCCTGCTCCCGACCTATGCGAGCACTGGATGGCTGGCGCCGGCCCTTCTGGTGGTGCTGCGCCTCGCTCAGGGTTTTGCCCTCGGCGGAGAGTGGAGCGGCGCGGCGCTGGTCGCGACCGAGAACGCGCCGAAGGGCAAGCGCGCCGTCTACGGCACTTTTCCGCAATTGGGCGCGCCGATCGGCTTCATCATCGCCAACGGCCTGTTCCTGATCATCGCCGCCATGTTGCCCTCGGACGACCCCTCGCGGCCTTCCATGGCCTTCCTGTCCTGGGGCTGGCGCATCCCGTTCCTGTTTTCGCTGATCATGGTGGCCATCGGCCTCTGGGTGCGGCTGAACCTCGTCGAAAGCGCCGCCTTCGACAACACCGTGCGCGCCGGCAAGGTCAGGAAGATGCCGTTGGCCTCGGTCGTCAACACGCATTGGAAAGAGCTCGTCCTCGGCACGTTCTACATGCTCGCCACCTATGTGCTGTTCTACCTGATGACGACGTTTTCGCTGAGCTACGGCCGCGCCGCGCCCTCGGCCGCCGTGCCCGGCCTCGGCTATGGCTACACGACCTTCGTGCTGATGATGATCATCGGCGTGGTCTTCTTCGGCGTCTTCACCATGGTCTCGGGGCCCTGGGCCGATCGCTGGGGCCGGCGCCGCACGCTGATCTGGATCACCATCGCCATCGCGATCTTCGGGCTGTCATGGGTGCCGATGCTGCATGCCGGCACGGTCGGCGTCATGGCTTGGCTCATCATCGGCTTCAGCCTGATGGGCATGACCTTCGGCCCGATGGGAGCGCTGTTGCCTGAACTTTTCCCGGCCAATGTGCGCTACACCGGCTCGGGCATTTCCTACAACGTGTCGTCCATCCTCGGCGCCGCGGTCGCGCCTTTCATCGCCGTGGCGCTGTGGAGCACGGGCGGCGGGCCTCTCTGGGTCGGCGTCTATCTCTCGGCCATGGCGGTGCTCACGCTGGTCGCCCTGCTGATCGGGCGCGAGACCAAGGATGTTGACATCAACCGCTAG
- a CDS encoding TetR/AcrR family transcriptional regulator — MTRKYTLKRRAEQQAETRRRIVEAAIDLHGSVGPAATTFSLVAERAGVQRHTLYAHFPDERSLLQACSSTHMETHPLPSPEPWRVVADPGERMRIALLAIYEWYGRNESVVASVLRDAEHHPPTREAVEMSIGPYFATCQGVLGEGLGGSQRALLRVALSFFTWRTLVREAGLQPVEAVNAMVQAVQGVG; from the coding sequence ATGACCCGCAAATACACCCTTAAACGCCGTGCCGAGCAGCAGGCGGAAACCCGGCGGCGCATCGTCGAAGCTGCGATCGACCTGCACGGTAGCGTTGGTCCCGCAGCAACGACCTTCAGCTTGGTCGCCGAGCGTGCCGGCGTTCAGCGACACACGCTCTACGCCCACTTCCCCGACGAGCGCAGCCTGCTGCAGGCCTGCTCGAGCACGCATATGGAGACGCATCCGCTGCCGAGCCCGGAGCCGTGGCGAGTTGTGGCCGACCCAGGCGAACGGATGAGGATCGCGCTGCTGGCGATCTATGAATGGTACGGGCGCAATGAAAGCGTGGTGGCCAGCGTGTTGCGCGACGCCGAACATCACCCGCCAACCCGGGAGGCTGTCGAGATGAGCATCGGCCCGTATTTCGCGACCTGCCAGGGGGTGCTCGGCGAAGGCCTTGGCGGCAGCCAGCGAGCGTTGCTACGGGTGGCGCTGAGCTTCTTCACCTGGCGCACGCTGGTGCGCGAAGCTGGCCTGCAGCCCGTTGAAGCCGTAAACGCCATGGTTCAGGCCGTCCAAGGCGTGGGTTAA
- a CDS encoding HlyD family secretion protein yields the protein MKYRLLRLTGRVLVTAAVVAVACVAAWKLWDDNMSAPWTRDAHVRADVVGVTPDVSGLVAEVLVKDNQAVRKGDVLFQVDRQRFAVALVQAQAVVEGRQATLDQARRNLERLKRLTASAVSVQQIEEAQSSVAEAESESLQASAARDLAQLNLDRAQVRAPVNGIITNLSLRPGDYVTTGAATMALVDTDTVRIDGYFEETKLPRIEVGARASIRPMGWKSSLSGHVASIAAGIEDRERTSGTLLADINPTFTWVRLAQRVPVHIVLDGDAATKARLVVGTSATVTIDRAAAD from the coding sequence ATGAAATACCGTCTTCTTCGACTGACCGGCAGGGTCCTCGTCACGGCCGCCGTCGTCGCCGTCGCCTGCGTCGCCGCCTGGAAGCTGTGGGACGACAACATGAGTGCCCCATGGACGCGCGACGCGCATGTGCGCGCCGATGTCGTCGGCGTCACGCCGGACGTCTCAGGTCTCGTGGCCGAGGTCCTGGTCAAGGACAACCAGGCGGTCAGGAAGGGCGACGTGCTGTTCCAGGTCGACCGCCAGCGCTTTGCCGTCGCCCTTGTGCAGGCGCAGGCGGTGGTGGAGGGCCGACAGGCGACGCTCGACCAGGCGAGGAGAAACCTGGAACGTCTGAAACGCCTGACAGCCTCGGCGGTCAGCGTCCAGCAGATCGAGGAGGCGCAATCGAGCGTGGCCGAGGCGGAGTCGGAAAGCCTGCAGGCAAGCGCTGCGCGCGACCTGGCGCAGCTCAATCTCGACCGCGCGCAAGTCAGGGCGCCGGTCAACGGCATCATCACCAATCTCAGCCTTCGCCCTGGCGACTATGTCACGACGGGCGCGGCCACGATGGCGCTGGTCGACACCGACACGGTCCGCATCGACGGCTATTTCGAGGAGACGAAACTGCCGCGCATCGAGGTCGGCGCCAGGGCGTCGATCCGACCGATGGGATGGAAATCGTCACTGTCGGGCCATGTCGCAAGCATTGCCGCCGGCATCGAGGACCGCGAACGCACCTCCGGGACGCTGCTGGCGGACATCAACCCGACCTTCACCTGGGTGCGGCTGGCGCAGCGCGTTCCGGTGCATATCGTGCTCGACGGCGACGCCGCCACCAAGGCGAGGCTGGTCGTCGGAACCTCCGCGACAGTGACCATCGACCGGGCGGCCGCCGACTGA
- a CDS encoding MBL fold metallo-hydrolase: METKIDEIAEGIYRLSTYVSDIAPPVGFTFNQFLVMGDEPLMFHTGLRKLFALNRDALARIIPPERLRWIGFGHFESDECGAMNEWLSVAPQATAAHGQTGVYVSLNDFADRAPRVLKDGEVMDIGGGKRVRFIDTPHTPHGWDAGVMYEESTGTLLCGDLFTQLGNDRALTDGDVVGPAIAAEDLFKYSALNPGMGTTIRELAKLAPRTLALMHGPSFSGDGAAALRALADDYDRRVSAQMTEAMQRLAA; encoded by the coding sequence ATGGAAACGAAAATCGACGAAATCGCCGAGGGCATCTACCGCCTATCGACCTATGTATCGGACATCGCTCCGCCCGTCGGCTTCACCTTCAACCAGTTCCTGGTCATGGGCGATGAGCCGCTCATGTTCCACACCGGTCTGCGGAAGCTGTTCGCGCTCAACCGCGACGCGCTTGCCCGTATCATCCCGCCGGAGCGTCTTCGCTGGATTGGATTTGGCCATTTCGAATCCGACGAATGCGGCGCCATGAACGAGTGGCTCTCCGTTGCGCCGCAAGCAACGGCCGCGCACGGACAGACAGGCGTTTACGTGTCGCTCAACGATTTCGCGGATCGTGCGCCGCGGGTGCTGAAGGATGGCGAGGTGATGGACATCGGCGGCGGCAAGCGCGTGCGCTTCATCGATACACCGCACACGCCGCATGGCTGGGACGCCGGCGTCATGTACGAGGAATCGACCGGCACCCTGCTCTGCGGCGATCTGTTCACCCAACTCGGCAACGACCGCGCGCTGACCGACGGCGATGTTGTCGGCCCGGCGATCGCCGCCGAGGATCTGTTCAAATATTCGGCACTCAATCCCGGCATGGGCACGACGATCCGCGAGCTTGCCAAGCTCGCGCCACGCACTCTGGCGCTCATGCACGGCCCGTCATTTTCCGGCGACGGGGCTGCGGCCCTGCGGGCGCTTGCCGACGACTACGACCGCCGTGTCTCGGCTCAGATGACCGAAGCCATGCAGAGGCTGGCAGCATGA